In Candidatus Ozemobacteraceae bacterium, one genomic interval encodes:
- a CDS encoding heavy metal translocating P-type ATPase, with translation MPSDQPGATRRTPADLFLLIGGMSCANCSRGIEKGLSRLDGILSARVYLADESAEISFDPEKIDPETIRKQIVSLGYEARPLDAEPVGETGRAGLAFTALLALPVAVLAMGAADTWANRFSQMVLSGLLLMTSGRHFFSGAVRSLKNRSTNMDVLVALGVGAAWGYSALVLTMPSFAGHHGMIHFEAAALLILFISIGKRLESVARREAAASLRGLTNLQQGTARRVGPDGAVVDIHVDAVEPGDQLVIRPGERFPTDGEVSAGDSSADESLLTGESMPVAKSPGSPVVSGSVNLNGELRVRATRRGAESTLQSLIRTMRRAQADKPRLQRFADRASDVFVPVVVSLAAATFAGWLFAGKGLNTALMHAVSVLVVACPCALGLATPTAIVVSSGIAMARGLLVKKPSSLEALAGVKYILFDKTGTLTEGVPAVADVAWLAQDGCRRFAPAIAELASRSLHPLSHGIHKNLSQYIEKNNTHSFVSVEEKRGFGLVGVSSSGERLVIGSEHLLAEEGVKPPKLPAGFAEKALTPVFAASGREVVAVFGLADLLRAESPGVSAALRAAGIEPVIISGDRPEPVRAAAAASGITEFRAGVLPGQKLEILREYIGRGPTAFVGDGINDAPALSAATVGIALGSGADAAREAVDLVLVRRDLSLVPFAVDLSRATIAKIRQNLAWAVFYNILTLPLAAGLLEPFWGPGYSLTPAVAGMTMALSSISVVLNSLTLRLRWRA, from the coding sequence CCGCCCGCGTCTACCTCGCCGACGAATCGGCGGAAATCTCGTTCGATCCTGAAAAGATCGACCCCGAAACGATCCGGAAACAGATCGTCAGCCTGGGATACGAGGCCCGGCCCCTCGATGCCGAGCCGGTCGGGGAAACCGGCCGCGCCGGGCTCGCATTCACCGCGCTGCTGGCTCTTCCCGTCGCCGTTCTCGCGATGGGCGCCGCCGATACCTGGGCGAACCGGTTCTCCCAGATGGTGCTGTCGGGACTTCTCCTGATGACCTCCGGGCGGCATTTCTTTTCGGGTGCCGTGCGATCGCTGAAAAACCGCAGCACGAACATGGACGTTCTCGTCGCGCTCGGAGTGGGCGCAGCCTGGGGCTACTCGGCCCTCGTCCTGACCATGCCCTCTTTCGCGGGGCATCACGGCATGATCCATTTCGAGGCGGCCGCCCTGCTCATCCTGTTCATCTCGATCGGAAAACGCCTCGAGTCTGTCGCCCGGCGCGAAGCCGCCGCTTCTTTGCGCGGCCTGACGAACCTCCAGCAGGGAACGGCCCGCCGCGTCGGCCCTGACGGCGCGGTCGTCGACATCCACGTCGATGCCGTCGAGCCCGGAGATCAGCTGGTGATACGCCCGGGCGAACGCTTCCCGACCGACGGCGAGGTCTCGGCCGGCGACTCGTCGGCGGACGAGAGTCTGCTGACCGGCGAATCGATGCCGGTCGCGAAGTCGCCCGGCTCGCCCGTGGTATCCGGCAGCGTCAACCTGAACGGCGAACTGCGCGTGCGGGCCACACGCCGCGGCGCCGAGTCGACGCTTCAGAGCCTGATCCGGACGATGCGTCGCGCGCAGGCGGACAAGCCGCGCCTCCAGCGGTTCGCCGACCGGGCGTCGGACGTCTTCGTGCCGGTTGTCGTCTCGCTGGCCGCAGCGACGTTCGCCGGCTGGTTGTTCGCCGGGAAAGGCCTCAACACGGCGCTCATGCACGCCGTCAGCGTGCTCGTCGTCGCCTGCCCATGCGCTCTCGGCCTCGCGACGCCGACGGCCATCGTCGTGTCGAGCGGCATTGCGATGGCGAGAGGTCTGCTCGTGAAGAAGCCCTCGTCGCTTGAAGCCCTCGCCGGCGTGAAATATATTTTATTCGATAAAACAGGCACGCTCACCGAGGGCGTGCCCGCCGTTGCCGACGTCGCATGGCTCGCGCAGGACGGATGCCGGCGCTTCGCCCCCGCGATCGCCGAACTGGCGTCGCGGTCCCTGCATCCGTTGTCGCACGGCATTCATAAAAACCTTTCTCAATATATAGAAAAAAATAATACCCATTCCTTCGTTTCCGTCGAGGAAAAACGGGGCTTCGGGCTCGTCGGAGTGTCGTCTTCGGGCGAACGGCTGGTCATCGGCAGCGAACATCTGCTTGCCGAGGAAGGAGTGAAGCCCCCGAAACTCCCGGCCGGATTCGCAGAAAAGGCGCTGACACCCGTGTTCGCCGCGTCGGGCCGCGAGGTTGTCGCCGTCTTTGGCCTTGCCGACCTGCTTCGGGCCGAATCACCGGGCGTTTCAGCCGCACTCCGGGCCGCGGGGATCGAGCCCGTCATCATCAGCGGCGATAGGCCGGAACCGGTGCGCGCCGCCGCGGCCGCCTCCGGCATCACGGAGTTCCGTGCGGGCGTGCTTCCCGGGCAGAAGCTGGAAATCCTGCGCGAATACATCGGGCGCGGCCCGACCGCGTTCGTGGGCGACGGGATCAACGACGCGCCGGCGCTTTCCGCCGCCACGGTGGGGATCGCCCTCGGCTCCGGCGCTGACGCGGCCCGCGAGGCCGTCGACCTCGTGCTGGTGCGCCGCGACCTGTCCCTCGTCCCGTTCGCCGTCGACCTCTCCCGCGCGACGATCGCGAAGATCCGCCAGAACCTGGCCTGGGCCGTCTTCTACAACATCCTGACCCTGCCCCTCGCGGCCGGCCTGCTGGAGCCCTTCTGGGGCCCCGGCTACAGCCTCACGCCCGCCGTAGCAGGCATGACGATGGCCCTCTCCTCCATCTCCGTCGTCCTCAACTCCCTGACCCTTCGCCTGAGGTGGCGGGCCTGA